A genomic region of Capnocytophaga canimorsus contains the following coding sequences:
- a CDS encoding AAA family ATPase, with product MMTTDFVINDKEYIDFEDIHLSEFNKETLIQLVKEHKYIEYLEKYNLHVDNKILLHGASGCGKTTTAKALAKKLDRPIYILNLSNIVHSRIGETSKNIKAVFDKAQREKAVLFLDEFDQIGKSRTDDERDVGEMRRLVNTIIQLFDYFPKQSLLICATNHIDFIDFALLRRFQLKLKFEMPTPHQLDIYYDQILTPFPEKYRKVARKYDVSYAEVKDYVHTQVKRQIIDDLEKGIL from the coding sequence ATGATGACCACCGATTTTGTTATTAACGATAAGGAATATATTGATTTTGAAGATATTCATTTATCTGAATTCAATAAAGAAACGCTGATACAACTCGTTAAAGAGCATAAGTATATAGAGTACTTGGAAAAATATAATCTACACGTAGACAATAAAATATTACTTCACGGGGCTTCTGGATGTGGCAAGACCACCACCGCTAAAGCACTCGCAAAAAAATTAGATAGACCTATTTATATTTTGAATTTGAGTAATATTGTTCATTCGCGCATTGGTGAAACTTCCAAAAATATCAAAGCTGTTTTTGATAAAGCGCAACGGGAAAAAGCCGTACTTTTTCTGGACGAATTTGACCAAATAGGCAAAAGCCGTACCGATGACGAACGTGATGTAGGGGAAATGCGCCGATTAGTTAATACCATCATACAGCTTTTTGATTATTTTCCCAAGCAAAGTTTACTGATTTGCGCCACCAATCATATTGATTTTATTGATTTTGCCTTACTTAGGCGTTTTCAACTCAAACTGAAATTTGAAATGCCTACACCCCATCAATTAGATATTTATTATGACCAAATTCTTACTCCCTTTCCTGAAAAATACAGAAAAGTAGCCCGTAAATATGATGTTTCTTATGCAGAGGTAAAAGACTATGTGCATACTCAAGTGAAAAGGCAAATTATAGATGATTTAGAAAAAGGTATTTTATAA
- a CDS encoding protein-disulfide reductase DsbD family protein has protein sequence MKKLLSIIFTLFVVFSNAQIHDPVSWQTKVEKTAENEFSLIVTAQIERGWRLYAQNIPPNGPVPTTFEFEKSPDYQLVGKVSEEKVMTKFDNVFNMEIGYFSEKAVFTQKIKTSQPIKNIKGTVEFMVCDDSTCLPPDTIDLVFAFDEFFAGSQNAQNDLAQITGDTSQNTSSEAHKETDKKTIETPSVSESNSDLAKKGLWAIFFISFLSGFAALLTPCVFPMIPMTVSYFTKQSKSKAQGIKNAVFYGVSIIVIYVLLGTGVTAIFGADALNALASNVWFNLIFFILLVFFAASFLGAFELTLPSSWSTKVDAQANRSGLVGIFFMALALAIVSFSCTGPIVGTLLVEAASRGGIAPIIGMFGFSLAIALPFALFAAFPGWLNSLPKSGGWLNTVKVVLGFLELALAFKFLSQADLVLQLHFLEREVFIAIWIAVFGTLALYLFGKIRLPHDSPIQHISVGRLSLGLLSLTFTIYMIPGLWGAPLNLISAFPPPQHYSESPYGVGYTKMGGGVSAIDEANLPEGASLLEPNNILHFVDYQQGLDYAKKVNKPVLIDFTGWACVNCRKMEQNVWPKPQILEILKNEVVFISLYVDDKRPLPADQVTESKVRPGRKIKYIGQKWSEFQTLRYKANSQPFYVLMNHDESNLITPIGYTPDADEFLQWLKAGVGNFNKK, from the coding sequence ATGAAAAAGTTATTAAGCATTATTTTTACATTGTTTGTTGTTTTTTCCAACGCTCAAATTCACGACCCTGTGTCTTGGCAAACCAAAGTTGAGAAAACTGCCGAAAATGAATTTTCACTTATTGTAACAGCTCAAATAGAGCGTGGTTGGCGTTTGTATGCGCAAAATATTCCACCTAATGGTCCGGTACCTACTACTTTTGAATTTGAAAAATCACCTGATTATCAGCTTGTAGGTAAGGTTTCTGAGGAAAAAGTAATGACCAAGTTTGACAATGTGTTCAATATGGAAATTGGTTATTTTTCCGAAAAAGCGGTTTTTACACAAAAGATTAAAACGTCTCAACCTATAAAAAATATCAAAGGAACCGTTGAGTTTATGGTGTGTGATGATTCTACTTGTTTACCCCCCGATACTATTGATTTGGTTTTTGCATTCGATGAATTTTTTGCAGGAAGTCAAAATGCTCAAAACGATTTGGCACAAATAACAGGTGATACCTCACAAAACACTTCGTCAGAGGCTCATAAAGAAACTGATAAAAAAACCATTGAAACCCCATCAGTTTCTGAAAGTAATTCTGATTTGGCAAAAAAAGGACTTTGGGCGATATTTTTCATTTCATTTCTCTCAGGATTTGCCGCACTTTTAACTCCTTGCGTATTCCCGATGATTCCTATGACCGTAAGTTACTTTACCAAACAAAGTAAATCAAAAGCACAAGGAATAAAAAATGCCGTATTTTATGGAGTTTCTATCATTGTGATTTACGTGCTTTTGGGTACGGGAGTTACTGCTATTTTCGGTGCTGATGCACTGAATGCTTTAGCAAGTAATGTGTGGTTTAATCTGATTTTCTTTATACTATTGGTGTTTTTTGCGGCTTCGTTTTTGGGAGCTTTTGAACTTACTTTGCCAAGTTCTTGGAGTACAAAGGTAGATGCTCAAGCCAATCGAAGCGGACTGGTAGGTATCTTTTTTATGGCTTTAGCATTAGCCATCGTTTCTTTTTCGTGTACTGGACCTATTGTGGGTACGCTACTTGTTGAAGCGGCTTCTCGCGGAGGAATAGCTCCTATTATCGGAATGTTTGGTTTTTCATTAGCCATTGCTTTGCCTTTTGCTCTTTTTGCAGCTTTCCCAGGTTGGCTCAATTCTTTACCAAAATCGGGCGGTTGGCTCAATACCGTAAAAGTGGTATTAGGATTTTTGGAGTTAGCATTGGCGTTTAAATTTCTTTCACAAGCAGATTTAGTACTTCAACTTCATTTTCTTGAACGAGAAGTATTTATAGCTATTTGGATTGCCGTTTTCGGAACTTTAGCACTTTATTTGTTTGGAAAAATTCGATTACCTCACGATTCACCCATTCAACATATTTCGGTAGGGCGGTTAAGTTTAGGTTTGCTTTCACTTACCTTTACCATTTATATGATTCCAGGGCTTTGGGGAGCACCACTTAACCTAATTAGTGCCTTCCCACCGCCACAACATTATAGTGAGTCGCCTTACGGAGTCGGATATACCAAAATGGGAGGCGGCGTAAGCGCAATCGATGAAGCCAATTTGCCTGAAGGGGCGTCACTTTTAGAGCCAAATAACATTCTACATTTTGTAGATTATCAACAAGGACTTGATTATGCTAAAAAGGTAAATAAACCTGTACTCATTGATTTTACTGGCTGGGCTTGTGTGAATTGTCGTAAAATGGAACAGAATGTTTGGCCTAAACCTCAGATTTTAGAAATTTTGAAAAACGAAGTGGTTTTTATTTCACTTTATGTTGATGATAAGCGTCCGTTACCTGCCGATCAAGTAACTGAATCAAAGGTACGTCCAGGACGTAAAATTAAATACATCGGTCAGAAATGGAGTGAATTTCAGACCTTGCGTTACAAAGCAAATTCACAGCCTTTTTATGTGCTTATGAATCACGATGAAAGCAATCTGATCACTCCAATAGGTTATACCCCTGATGCTGATGAATTCTTACAATGGCTCAAAGCAGGGGTAGGAAATTTTAATAAGAAATAG
- a CDS encoding Ppx/GppA phosphatase family protein, producing the protein MKIRKLGAIDIGSNGVRLLIANVTEIDGKKPVFSKSSLVRVPIRLGADVFLDGNISPENATRLSDSMKAFDLLMKVNKVEKYMACATSAMREAKNGETIAQEIRKKTGVQIRIIGGAEEAAIIASTDLKAMIKDDKDYLYIDVGGGSTEFTVFSKGQVIASRSFPIGTVRLLDNKVSNKTWKEVEAWIKENTSKHDKLEAIGSGGNINRIFKDSGRKKDQPLTYKFLRNHAKYLSTFSYEQRVYDLGYNPDRADVITHALSIYLNAMKWSKAKRIHVPKIGLSDGIIKTLYDQK; encoded by the coding sequence ATGAAAATACGAAAATTAGGAGCTATCGACATCGGTTCAAATGGTGTAAGGCTACTGATAGCCAACGTTACGGAAATCGACGGAAAAAAGCCCGTATTTAGTAAAAGCAGTTTGGTACGTGTACCCATTCGTTTGGGGGCGGATGTTTTTCTGGACGGAAACATTTCTCCAGAGAACGCCACTCGCCTATCCGATTCGATGAAAGCTTTTGATTTATTGATGAAAGTCAATAAAGTAGAAAAGTATATGGCTTGTGCTACCTCGGCAATGCGGGAGGCAAAAAATGGTGAGACAATAGCCCAAGAAATTCGCAAAAAAACAGGAGTACAAATCCGTATCATTGGCGGAGCAGAAGAAGCAGCTATTATTGCTTCAACCGACTTAAAGGCAATGATTAAAGACGATAAAGACTATCTTTACATCGACGTTGGTGGCGGAAGCACCGAGTTTACCGTTTTCTCAAAAGGGCAAGTAATTGCCTCACGCTCCTTCCCTATTGGTACGGTACGTTTATTAGACAATAAAGTAAGTAATAAAACTTGGAAAGAAGTTGAAGCTTGGATAAAAGAAAACACCTCAAAACACGATAAATTAGAAGCTATCGGTTCAGGAGGAAACATCAATCGCATCTTTAAAGATTCAGGGAGAAAAAAAGATCAACCTCTCACTTACAAATTTTTACGCAATCACGCTAAATACTTATCTACGTTTTCGTATGAACAACGTGTGTATGATTTAGGTTACAATCCTGACCGTGCAGACGTTATCACTCACGCATTGAGCATCTACCTCAATGCTATGAAATGGAGTAAAGCCAAACGCATTCACGTTCCAAAAATTGGGCTTTCAGATGGTATTATCAAAACGCTATACGACCAAAAATAA
- the ppk1 gene encoding polyphosphate kinase 1, with the protein MTKTNKNTYINRELSWLKFNARVLQEAADKTVPLLERVRFAGIFSNNLDEFFKVRYATVKRIALEGASEGELGTHAKELLEEITKEVIGLQEESLRIINAITKELEKENIFIVNEKNLLAEHEDFVKNYFHNKVSPALFTIILNDLEDFPELKDDVAYLAVKMTLKDEQKTSGIRQFFSSVAYREKTQYALIELPTTLDRFVELPQIENKHYIIMIDDIIRFCLHKIFNIFHYESITAHMIKITRDAELDIDDDLSKSFVEKISSSVEGRRRGEPVRLVYDKNIGKDTLQFLFDKMHIEKTDSIIPGGRYHNRRDYMNFPGMGRTDLMYAPLQPLPVAGLSSGGSILQKIAEKDHLQFTPYHTFSNIIWFLREAALDPKVKSVKITIYRLAKNSQVVNSLINAVKNGKKVTVQIELQARFDEESNIKYAEQLKAEGIKVIFGVRGLKVHSKICVIEREEGKEIKRYGFISTGNFNESTARIYTDYTLFTANQDILKEVNKVFNFFETTYKIQRYNHLIVSPHYTKTAFIHLIDNEIKNAKAGKIAYMKLKMNSLTSYKMIDKLYEASRAGVKIQMIVRGICCLIPGIEGMSENIEVISIVDRFLEHPRLYIFANGGSPKFYISSADWMTRNIEYRVEVSCPIYDEDIQQELWDTFEIGWTDNVKARIISEKQNNAYKRNQKTKNRSQLTTYQYYLKQKTDKTL; encoded by the coding sequence ATGACCAAGACAAACAAAAATACATATATCAACAGAGAGCTAAGTTGGCTCAAATTCAACGCTCGTGTACTGCAAGAGGCGGCAGATAAAACGGTCCCCTTGCTGGAACGGGTACGTTTTGCTGGAATTTTTTCCAATAATTTAGATGAATTCTTCAAAGTACGTTACGCTACCGTAAAACGAATTGCTTTGGAAGGCGCCTCAGAAGGCGAACTCGGCACACACGCTAAGGAACTTCTGGAGGAAATCACCAAAGAAGTCATCGGTTTACAAGAAGAAAGTCTTCGTATTATCAATGCCATTACTAAAGAATTAGAAAAAGAAAATATTTTCATTGTTAATGAAAAGAACCTATTGGCAGAACACGAAGATTTTGTGAAAAATTATTTTCACAACAAAGTAAGCCCTGCTCTATTCACTATCATTCTCAACGACTTGGAGGACTTTCCTGAGCTTAAAGACGACGTGGCTTACCTCGCAGTAAAAATGACGCTAAAAGACGAACAAAAAACCTCTGGCATCCGACAATTCTTTTCTTCAGTAGCCTATAGGGAAAAAACACAATACGCTCTAATTGAGCTACCTACCACGTTAGACCGCTTTGTGGAATTGCCTCAAATTGAAAACAAACATTACATCATTATGATTGATGATATCATTCGTTTTTGTTTACATAAGATTTTCAATATTTTTCATTATGAGTCGATTACTGCGCATATGATTAAAATCACGCGTGATGCCGAATTGGATATCGATGATGATTTGAGCAAAAGTTTCGTAGAAAAAATTTCATCAAGTGTGGAAGGGCGTCGTCGTGGAGAGCCCGTGCGTTTGGTTTACGATAAAAACATTGGTAAGGATACTTTGCAATTTTTGTTCGATAAAATGCACATCGAAAAAACGGATAGCATCATTCCTGGTGGGCGTTATCACAATCGGCGCGATTATATGAATTTCCCTGGTATGGGACGTACCGACCTAATGTATGCCCCCTTACAGCCTCTACCCGTTGCAGGACTGAGTAGCGGAGGAAGCATCCTTCAAAAAATCGCCGAAAAAGACCATTTACAGTTTACCCCCTATCACACTTTTTCAAATATTATTTGGTTCTTGCGTGAAGCAGCGTTAGACCCAAAAGTAAAATCCGTTAAAATAACCATTTATCGTTTGGCTAAAAATTCTCAAGTAGTCAACTCACTAATCAATGCTGTTAAAAACGGGAAAAAAGTTACCGTACAAATTGAACTCCAAGCTCGATTCGACGAAGAATCAAATATTAAATATGCCGAACAACTCAAAGCCGAAGGCATCAAGGTTATTTTTGGCGTTCGCGGACTTAAAGTACATAGCAAAATATGTGTCATTGAGCGCGAAGAAGGCAAAGAAATCAAACGTTACGGATTTATAAGCACAGGAAATTTTAACGAATCTACGGCACGTATTTATACTGATTATACTTTATTCACCGCAAACCAAGACATTTTAAAAGAAGTAAATAAGGTATTCAATTTCTTTGAAACAACTTATAAAATTCAACGTTATAATCATTTAATCGTTTCACCTCACTATACCAAAACGGCATTTATCCACCTTATTGATAACGAGATAAAAAATGCAAAAGCTGGTAAAATAGCCTATATGAAGCTAAAAATGAATAGTTTGACCAGTTACAAAATGATTGATAAACTCTACGAAGCCAGTCGCGCTGGGGTGAAAATACAGATGATTGTACGAGGCATCTGCTGTTTAATTCCTGGAATTGAAGGAATGAGCGAAAATATTGAAGTTATAAGCATCGTGGATCGATTTTTGGAACACCCTCGATTGTATATTTTTGCCAACGGAGGCAGTCCGAAATTTTATATCTCTTCGGCAGATTGGATGACCCGAAACATCGAGTACCGTGTAGAGGTAAGTTGCCCTATTTATGATGAAGACATACAACAAGAATTGTGGGATACCTTTGAAATTGGGTGGACAGATAATGTAAAGGCACGTATCATTTCTGAAAAACAAAACAATGCTTACAAACGCAATCAAAAAACTAAAAATCGTTCACAATTAACCACTTATCAATATTATTTGAAGCAAAAAACGGATAAAACACTATGA
- a CDS encoding SixA phosphatase family protein has product MKEIHLVRHAKSDWAGLLPDISRPLCQRGIDDALLVSQTLKKDHFQTQAIFASPSIRTQKTAAIFINELNLNHLPFSTETDLYDFSGEMLIKTLQDLDQAYDNVLIFGHNHAVTYFVNTHTDHYFENIPTCGYVHLRFSVSRWKDLEKGVLLRKFFPKELTL; this is encoded by the coding sequence ATGAAAGAAATTCATTTGGTAAGACACGCCAAATCCGATTGGGCTGGGCTACTGCCCGATATAAGTCGCCCCCTTTGCCAACGCGGTATTGATGACGCACTTCTGGTAAGCCAAACCCTTAAGAAAGACCATTTCCAAACACAAGCCATTTTTGCAAGTCCTTCAATACGAACCCAAAAAACAGCAGCTATTTTCATCAACGAATTGAATTTGAATCATCTGCCATTTTCAACAGAAACGGATTTGTATGATTTTTCAGGAGAAATGCTCATCAAAACTTTGCAAGATTTAGATCAAGCCTACGACAATGTACTCATTTTTGGGCATAACCACGCTGTAACCTATTTTGTAAATACACATACCGATCATTATTTTGAAAATATTCCTACTTGCGGTTACGTGCATCTGCGTTTTTCAGTAAGCCGTTGGAAAGATTTAGAAAAAGGCGTACTTTTACGAAAATTTTTTCCCAAAGAATTGACATTATGA
- a CDS encoding metal-dependent hydrolase produces the protein MEITYYGHSCIGIKIGDLHLLVDPFISSNPLAKHIDVEQVKADYILITHAHQDHVADVERIAKRTQAQVISNFEIVEYYDELGISGHPMNFGGSWKFPFGKLKMVHAVHSSTFADKKSGGNPGGFILQTEDKTIYIAGDTALHFDMQLIPVRYRLDLAVLPIGDNFTMDIEDALMAAEFVKCNRVLGVHYDTFGFIKIDHQNAINLFKNKGKELLLPQIGESVCV, from the coding sequence ATGGAAATCACCTATTACGGACATTCGTGCATCGGAATCAAAATTGGAGACCTGCATCTGTTGGTTGACCCCTTCATCAGTAGCAATCCACTTGCCAAACACATTGATGTTGAACAAGTAAAAGCGGACTATATCCTCATCACTCACGCTCATCAAGACCACGTAGCTGACGTGGAACGCATCGCAAAACGCACCCAAGCCCAAGTCATTTCTAACTTTGAAATCGTGGAATATTACGACGAATTAGGAATATCAGGGCACCCAATGAACTTTGGGGGCAGTTGGAAATTCCCTTTCGGAAAACTCAAAATGGTACACGCGGTACATTCCTCCACCTTTGCCGATAAAAAATCAGGAGGAAACCCAGGAGGCTTTATCTTACAAACCGAGGATAAAACCATTTATATCGCTGGGGATACTGCACTTCATTTCGATATGCAACTTATTCCTGTACGTTATAGGCTTGATTTGGCAGTATTGCCCATCGGAGATAATTTTACAATGGATATAGAAGATGCCCTTATGGCAGCCGAGTTTGTAAAATGTAATCGTGTTTTGGGTGTGCATTATGACACTTTTGGTTTTATAAAAATCGACCATCAAAATGCCATCAATCTCTTTAAAAACAAAGGGAAAGAGTTACTTTTGCCTCAAATAGGTGAATCCGTTTGTGTGTAG